The Thermomonospora amylolytica sequence CTTGGCGGGCACCGCGCGCACGCTGGTGGCGGTCGGCACCTGCAGGCTGGACTCCATGTTGGCGACCGTGCGGGCGGCCACGCCCTTCAGCCGTACCTCCTCGGCCCCCGCGGGCGGCGGCGCGCTCGGCCTGGGCTTCTCCACCTTGGGCTTTTCCGCGGCCGGCGCCGGGGCGGGCGGGGCCGGGGCCTTGGCCGCGGGGGCGGCCTGGCCGTCGCCGGCCTCGGGCCGCGCCGGGGCCGGGGCGGCCGGGGCGGCGGCCGAGCCGTTGGCGGCCGGTGCGGACTGGCCCTGCGGCGTGGCCGGCCGGGAGCCCGGCTGGTAATCGGCGAAGAAGTTCCACCAGGCCTGGTCCACCGAGTTCGGGTCCTCGAGGTACTTTTGGTACAGCTCGTCGACCAGCCACTCGTTGGCGCCGAAGTCTGTGGTCCTTGGGTCGGCACTGGTACGCGCTGACTCTGTCGACACGGCGGGGATCGCCCCTCTTCCGCAGCTCGCAGGTGTTGTCTGAATCGAGTCAAGGCTACTCGCCTCGAGCCCGCGCGGCGGTAGCCGGGACGGCATACCGGCCGGTAGAGCCCGATTATCGGCGATGTCGCCCGCCGGGAGCGGGATGTTCCGGCAAGATCACAACATCGGCGGGGCGGCGGGCATTCCCGCCGCCCCGCCGTGCCGGGGGCTCAGTGGGTGTGCTGCGGGACCGTGGGACCCTCGCTGGCCTGCACCAGCACGAAGCCCTGGCCCTGGAACGCCAGCTGCAGCGCCTCGCCGCTGCCCCGGCCGATCAGCGCGCCCGCCTTGAAGGTCTTGTTGACCCCGACGTGCAGCCCGCCGCTCCAGCAGACCGCCGACTGGCCGTCGACGAACGTCGGGGCGCGGCCCGGGTCCAGCAGCACCGGGGTGCCGTGCGCGGTGATCGCCACCCAGCCGGTGCCGGTCAGCGTGGTGTTGAACAGCCCGCCGGCCATGACGCCCGCGCCCTGCACCCGCTGGATGTCGGAGTGCAGGTGCGGGTCCCAGGCCAGGATGTTGGCCCCGTTCACGGTCAGCGTCTCGTTCTCCAGGTAGAACAGGTGGATGTCGTCGGCGTTGTGGGCCAGGAACAGCAGGCCCTGCCCGCGCACCCGCATGGTCGGCACGCCCTCGCCGGTGATGGCCTTCTTCAGGAAGCGCCCGACGCCGCCGGACCCCTCGTAGTCGAAGTCCATCTGGCCCTGGAACGCCACCATCGAGCCCTGCCGGGCCAGCACGTCACCGTTCAGGTGGACACGCAGCATCTTGGAGTTCTGCAGGGCGAAGTGCCCCGGGAGCTGGGCCTGCTCCATGTTCCCAAAGAAAGGCGAACGCACGTGTTACTCCTGCCTCGCTCCGCTCGGCGGCTCGCGCGCCTTTGGACGCGCGGCCGTTCGTCGTCGCGTTTCAAGATCGCTCGTTCCTCGCGATCTTGAAACGCTCCTCCTCACGGCCACGCGGGCGCGCTCGCGGTGGCCTTCAGTGCCGAGGAAGCTCGAAGTCTTGATTACTGATCACTGGACGAAGCGTCAGCATAACGACGTTCGGGGCACTGGGCGGGAGAGTCGGGCAGGTCAGGTCAGGCGGTCGCGGGTGTGGGGTTCGGTCCAGTCGAGGATCGGGCCCTTGGGGACGATCCGCGTGGGATTGATGTGGGGGTGGGTCATGTAGTAGTGGCGCTTGATGTGGTCGAAGTCCGTGGTCTCGTGGAAGGCGGGGAGGGAGTAGAGGTCACGGGTGTAGGCCCACAGGTTGGGGTAGTCGACCAGGCGGCGCAGGTTGCACTTGAAGTGGCCGTGGTAGACGGAGTCGAAGCGGACCAGGGTGGGGTAGAGCCGGACGTCGGCCTCGGTGAGCCGCCCGCCCATCAGGTAGCGGCGGGTCGACAGGCGTTCCTCCAGCATGTCGAGGGTGGCGAACAGCGCGTCCACCGCCTCCTCGTAGGCGTCCTGGGCCTGGGCGAAGCCGGCCTTGTAGACGCCGTTGTTGACGGTGTCGTAGATCAGGGCGTTCAGCTCGTCGATCTCCGGCCGCAGCTCCACCGGGTACAGGTCGGGGGCGCCCTCGCGGTGGTGGGCGGTGAACTCGGTCTCCAGCATCGTGGTGATGTGGGGGAAGTCGTTGGTCACCAGGCGCCCGGTGACGGTGTCCCAGATGCACGGCACCGTGTAGCGGCCCTCGAACGACGGGTCGGTGGCCAGGTACAGCTCCGACAGGAACTCGGCGCCGGTGACCGGGTCGCCGCCGGGGACGCGCCAGCCCCTCTCGTCGCGGATCGGGTCGACCACGGTGACGCCGATGACGTCCTGCAGTCCCAGCAGGTGCCGCACGATCAGCGTGCGGTGCGCCCAGGGGCAGGCGTAGGAGACGTACAGCCGGTAGCGGCCGGGCTCGGCGGGGAACCCGCCGGCGCCGTCGGCGGTGATCCGGTCGGTGAAGCGGTTGGCCTGACGGACGAAGCGCCCGCCGACCGGGGTGGTGATGTCCACGATGATCGTTCCCCCGGGGAGTCTCAGGTCCTGCGGTGCCGTGTGGAGGCGCGGCCGGTGATCACCGGCAGGTCCAGGTAGGTGCGGACGCCGGGCTCGGCCTCGCAGACCGCGGGCACCGCGTTCACGGCGTGCGCGGCGGCGGCCGAGATGCCGCTGGACACCCAGTCCTCGTCGGTGGTCAGCGTGATCGAGGGCTTGCCCTGCACGCGGACCGCGTAACCCGGGTCGCCCCAGACGCCCATCCGGGAGGCGTCGGCCTTGTAGATGGCCTCGGCCATGACGAACGGGTTGCCGTCCACCAGCCCGCTGAACGTCCAGCGGGTCGCCGCGACGGTGCCCTTGGGGATGCGGCCGGCCAGGATCTCCAGGTCCTCGGGCGCCAGCCGGTACGACACGTCGCAGTCCACCTCGTCCAGCTCCACCCCCAGCGCGGTGGCCACCATGTGCAGGCTCTCGGTGAACCCCGCCCGCATCACCCGGCGGGCGATCTTCAGGCTGCGGGTGTAGGCCTCCTCGGTCATCCCGAAGCCGACCTGCTGGTGCACCATCCGCCAGGACGGGTGCGCGGAGAAGTCCGAGCACTCCCGGGCGTACACGTGCGCGATCTGCCGGGACAGGCCGGACAGCAGCATCGGCATCAGGTCGGCCATGAAGCCGGGGTTGACGCCGCTGCCGTGCACCGAGGAGCCGCCGGCCTTGCACGCCCGTTCCAGCTCGGCCACCAGGTCGGGGCCGTACGCCTGCGGGTAGACCAGCCCGGTCAGGCAGATCACGTTCTTGCCCGAGGCCAGCAGCGCGCAGACGGTCTCCAGGTCGTAGGGGAGGTTCCCGCGGAACAGGCGCTTCTCGGGGGCGTACAGCACGCAGTCGGCGTCCAGCGCGAGGATCTCGGCGGTGTCGTCGGTGGCGCGCACCCCGATGGGCGGCTTGCCGGCGATGGCGGCCGCGTCGGCGCCGACCTTGGCCGGGTCGTAGACCCGTGCGCCGACCAGCTCCATGTCCGGGCGCTCCAGGACGGCTCTGATCGCGCTGCGTCCGAGCGCACCCGTCGCCCACTGCACGACGCGGTACGGCCGCATACGACCTCCGTGGGGTGTCCGGAGAGAGGGGAAAACCGGGAGCTAAGGAGACTACCTGCCGCAGAACGGAGAATCCGCGGTATTGACGCAACCCTGTCGTTTCGTGGAACCGGGTATGCACGGCGCTGGGCGGGGGGGTGAATCCGAGCGGGATTCGGTCGGGTGGTACCACTGAGTAATCCGAGGGTGATTACCTGAGGGGCGGGGGGTCCTCTCCCCGGACCAGTCGCTGCGACATGAGGAGATCGGATGTCGGAACTGCGCTTCGACGGACGGGTGGCGGTCGTCACCGGTGCGGGGCACGGCCTCGGCCGGCGGCACGCGCTGGAACTGGCCGCGCGCGGGGCCAAGGTCGTGGTGAACGACCTGGGCGGTGACCGCTCCGGCGCCGGGGCGTCGGCCGGCCCGGCCCAGCAGGTCGTCGACGAGATCGTCAAGAACGGCGGGGAGGCGGTGGCCAACCCCGACAACGTGGCCACCCCGGAGGGCGCGCAGGCGATCGTGCAGGCCGCGCTGGACTCCTTCGGCAAGATCGACATCGTCGTCAACAACGCCGGCATCCTGCGCGACAAGTCGTTCAAGAACATGACCGTGGAGGAGTGGGACGCGGTCATCGCGGTGCACCTGCGCGGCTCGTTCCTGGTCACCAGCGCGGCGTGGCCGCACCTGCGCGAGCAGGGGTACGGCCGGATCGTCAACACCTCCTCCCCGGCCGGGCTGTTCGGCAACTTCGGCCAGGCCAACTACTCCACCGCCAAGATGGGCCTGGTCGGGTTCACCAAGACGCTCGCCCAGGAGGGCGCCAAGTACGGCATCAAGGCCAACGCCATCGCCCCGGTGGCCTGGACCCGGATGACCGAGGACCTGCTGCCCGCCGACTTCGCCGAGGTGCTCGGCGTGGACAGGGTGACCCCGCTGGTGGCCTACCTGGTGCACGAGAGCAACGAGGCCAGCGGCGAGGTCTACACCGTCGGCGGCGGCCGGATCGCGAAGATCTTCGTGGCCGAGGGGCCGGGCTGGATGGACAAGGACGGCTTCACCGTCGAGGACGTGGCCGCCAACTGGGAGCAGATCAACGCGCAGGAGCCGTACATCGTCCCGCGCAACCTGGGCGACCAGATGGCCCCGCTGATCGCGGGCCTGCAGTAGGCCGGGCGCCATGACGGGCGACGTGACGGGTGACGAGGACGGGCCGCTGCTGCTGGACCGGCGGGACGGGGTCCTGGTCGTCACCCTGAACCGGCCGGACCGGCTGAACGCGGTCACCGCCGAGGTCAGCGAGCTGATGCTGGACGTCCTGAACGGGCTGATGCGCGACCCGGAGATCCAGGTGGTGGTGCTCACCGGGGCCGGGCGCGGGTTCTGCTCGGGGATGGACATCCAGGGCGACGACGCCATCGCGCCCGGCGCGGACGTCGAGGGCCGGGCGCAGCGGATCTACCGGGGCATCGCGATGGGCGGCGAGGTCACCGCCCGGCTGCGGGAGATCCCGCAGCCGGTGATCGGCGCGCTGCACGGGGCGGTCGCCGGGATGGGCGCGGCCTGGGCGCTGGCCTGCGACCTGCGGGTGGCCGACCCCACCACCAAGTTCGTGCTGCCGTTCACCAACCTGGGCCTGTCCGGCGGGGACTGCGGGCTGTCGTGGCTGCTGCCCCGCCTGGTGGGCGCGGCGAAGGCGGCCGACATCCTGTACCGGGCCCGGCGGCTGTCCGCCGAGGAGGCCCGCGAGCTGGGGTTGATCACCGAGCCGGCCGAGGCGGGCGGGCACCTGGCCGCCGCCCTCGACCTGGCCGGTGAGCTGCTGCAGCGTTCGGCGTACGGGCTGCGGCGCACCAAGGAACTGCTCAACGCGTCCCTGGACGCCCCCGGGCTGCGGCAGCAGCTCATCGCCGAGACCGGGATCCAGACGCTGGCGTTCTTCACCGAGGACCTGGTCGAGGGGATGACCGCGACCATGGAGAAGCGTCCGCCGCGTTTCCGGAACCGCTGACCTGTTTCTTCCGGGGTCGTCCCAGACCCCCTGACAAGACCGCCGGACGCGCACCCGTGGCGCGTCCGGCGGTCGTTCTCGTGAGGAACGGCTCGCCGAGCTGGGCGTCGGCACCGTGATCGACCTGCGTTCGGACTTCGAGCGCGCGCACGACGGCGACGGGCCACCTCCTCCTGCGGAGGTGGCGACCTGCGCGCCCGGCACGGCGACATGCGCGGGCTGCTGCGCTCCGTGGGCGCCGGCGACGACGTGCTCGACCGTCTGCGCGCCGCCCTCGTGACCTCCTGAACGAATCCTCCCCGTCTCCGCCCGGGGAGGTGTGCGCGCGACTTTGTTCTCTCGGTGGAGAAAGTTTGAGTGATCTGAGGGAAAGGTCTTCTCAAGCCGGACAAAAGTAGGTACGTTCACGCCATCGGCCCCCAGCGGCCGAGTCTCAGGAGGGAACGGCGTGATGCGGATGACGGCGCGGCCCGAGAACCGGCACCAGGCACGGCTGCTGCGCCTGCTCCGCGACGAGGGCCCCCGGTCCCGCGCCGAACTCGGGGACGTCGTCCGGCTCTCCCGCTCCAAGCTGGCCACCGAGCTCGACCGGCTGGTCGAGCTGCGGCTGGTGGAGCCCGCCGGGCTGGCCGCCTCCCGGGGCGGGCGGCGCTCCTCGGTGGTGCGGCTGTCGCCGCGGCTGCGGTTCGTGGCGTTCGACATCGGCGCCACCTCGATCGACGTCGCGGTCACCAACGGCGAACTGGAGATCCTCGGGCACGTCTCCGAGCCCTGCGACGTGCGGCTCGGCGCCACCGCCGTGCTGGACCGGGCGCTGGACCTGCTCGGCAAGCTGCGCGACGAGGGGCTGCTGCCGGAGGTGCACGGGGCGGGGATCGGGGTGCCCGGCCCGGTCAGCTTCCGCGAGGGCGTCCCGGTGGTGCCGCCGATCATGCCGGGCTGGGACCGGTTCCCCGTCCGCGACGTCATCGCCCAGGAACTGGGCTGCCCGGTGCTGGTGGACAACGACGTCAACATCATGGCGCTGGGCGAGCTGCACGGCGGCGTGGCCCGTTCGGTGGGCGACTTCCTGCTGGTCAAGATCGGCACCGGCATCGGCTGCGGCATCGTCGTGGACGGCGCCATCTACCGCGGGGTCTCGGGCGGCGCCGGCGACATCGGGCACATCCGGGTCGACGACGACGGCCCGCTGTGCGCCTGCGGCAACACCGGCTGCCTGGAGGCGTACTTCGGCGGCGCGGCGCTGGCCCGGGACGCGCTGGCGGCGGCGCGCGCCGGGCGGTCGGCGTTCCTGGCCCAGCGGCTGGCCGAGACCGGGACCGTCACCGCCGCCGACGTGGCCGACGCGGCCGCGGCCGGCGACCCGGTGGCGGTCGGGATGATCCGCACCGGCGGCCGCCGGGTCGGCCAGGTGCTGGCCGGGCTGGTCAGCTTCTTCAACCCGGGGCTGATCATCATCGCCGGCGGGGTGGCCAGGCTGGGCCACGCGCTGCTGGCGGAGGTGCGCAGCGTCGTCTACCGCCGGTCGCCGCCGCTGGCGACCGGCAACCTGCCCATCGTGCTGTCGGAACTCGGGGAGACCGCCGGGGTCATCGGGGCGACCCGGCTCATCAGCGACCACGTCTTCTCACCCGCCTAGGACCCGTCACCTCTGGGGCGACCCCGGTCGTCCGAGATCCGCTCCTCCGCCCGGCCCGTCCGGGCGGCACCCCAGGAGGCCCCATGAGTCCACCCGGTTCGTCCCCGCTGCTGCGCATGCGCGGGATCGTCAAGCAGTTCCCGGGCGTGCGCGCCCTGGACGGCGTCGACCTGGAGGTGCGCCGCGGCGAGGTGCACTGCCTGCTCGGCCAGAACGGCGCCGGCAAGTCCACCCTGATCAAGGTGCTGTCCGGTGCGCACCAGCCGGACGCCGGCGAGGTCCTCATCGACGGCGAACCCGTCCGGCTGGCCACGCCCACCGCGGCGATGAAGGCCGGGATCGCCACCATCTACCAGGAACTGGACCTGGTGGACGGGCTGTCGGTCGCCGAGAACCTGTTCCTGGGGCACGAGCGGTCCCGCTACGGCTTCGTCCGGCGCGGCGAGGCCAACAAGGCCGCCCGCGAACTGCTGGCCCGGCTCGGCCATCCGGAGATCCCGCCGACCCGCGAGGTCGGGCGGCTGTCCCCGGCGGCGCAGCAGGTGGTCAGCATGGCCCGCGCGCTCACCCACGACGCCCGGGTGCTGGTGATGGACGAGCCGTCCGCCGCGCTCGCCCACGACGAGGTGGACAACCTGTTCCGGATCATCCGGGAGATGACCGCCACGGGGGTCGCGGTCATCTACATCTCGCACCGGCTGGAGGAGATCCGCCAGATCGGCGACCGGGTCACCGTCCTGAAGGACGGCCGCACGGTGGCGGTCGGGCTGCCCGCCGACACCACCCCGACCGAGCAGATCATCTCCCTGATGACCGGCCGGAACGTCGAGTACGTCTTCCCGCCCCGGCCCGCGGGGCCCGCGACCGGCCCCGAGGTGCTGCGGGTGGAGAACCTGACCCTGCCGGGCCGGTTCGCCGACGTGTCGTTCGGCGTCCGGGCCGGGGAGATCGTCGGGCTGGCCGGGCTGGTCGGGGCGGGCCGCTCGGAGATCCTGGAGACGATCTACGGAAAGCGCCGTCCCGCGTCCGGGCGGGTGCTGCTGGACGGGCGCCCGATCCGGCCCGGCAGCACCGAGGCCGCGGTACGGCGCGGGATGGGCCTGGCCCCCGAGGAGCGCAAGAGCCAGGCGCTGCTGCTGGACCAGTCCGTCACCGCCAACATCACCATGGCCGCCCTGACCCGGTACGCCTCGGCGGGCTGGCTGGACCGCCGCCGCGAGCGGGCCGACGCCCGGGCGCAGATCGACGCCCTCGACATCCGCCCCGCCGACCCCGAGCGCCCGGTCCGCACCCTGTCCGGCGGCAACCAGCAGAAGGTGGTGCTGGCCCGCTGGCTGGTGCAGGGCCGCCGGCTGCTGCTGCTGGACGAGCCCACCCGCGGCGTGGACGTGGGGGCGCGCGCCGAACTGTACGCGCTGATCCGGCGGCTGGCCGACGACGGCATCGCGGTGCTGCTGGTGTCCAGCGAGGTCCCCGAGGTGCTCGGGCTGGCCGACCGGGTGCTGGTGATCCGCGAGGGCCGGCTGGTCCACCAGGCCCCGGCCGCCGAACTCGACGAGCACCGCGTGCTGAACCTGATCATGGAAGGGAGCGCCGCGTGAAGGACGTGAGCGAGCGGCCGGTCAAGGACGGCGGGTCCCCGGCCCCGGCCGGGACGTCCCGGCTGCCCCGGCTGCCGGGCGCGCTGTCCGGCGACGGCGCGGCCGGGCGGCACGCCGGGCTGGTGGCGGCCCTGCTGCTGCTGGTGCTGGTGGGGCTGATCACCAAGCCGGACAACTTCGCCACCTCGAGCAACATCGTGTCGATCCTGTCGCTGGCCGCCACCATCGGCGTGATCACGGTCGGCATGACGTTCGTGATCATCGGCGGCGGGATCGACCTGTCGGTGGGCGCGGTGATGGCGCTGGCCTCGGTGTGGGCGACCACGGTGGCCACCCAGTCGTACGGGCCGGTGATGATGGCGGTCTGCGCCATCCTGGTCGGCACCGGCGCGGGCCTGGTCAACGGGCTGCTGATCGCCTACGGCCGGATGGTGCCGTTCATCGCCACCCTGGCCATGCTGGTCGCCGCGCGCGGGCTGGCGCAGCGCATCTCCGACCGCCGCACCCAGCTCGTCCGCCCGGAGAACGACGCCATCGAGGCGCTGTCCACCACCCGGGTGCTGGGGCTGCCGCTGCTGGTCTACCTGTTCGCGGCGGTGGTGGTGATCGGCTGGCTGGTGCTCAACCGCACCACGTTCGGCCGGCGCACGTTCGCGGTCGGCGGCAACCCCGAGGCCGCCCGGCTGGCCGGGATCGACGTGCGGCGGCACACCCTGCTGCTGTACGCGCTGTCCGGGCTGTGCTGCGGGATCGCCGCGATCATCATCATGGCCCGCACCACCACCGGCTCCTCCACCCACGGCGACCTGTACGAACTGGACGCCATCGCGGCGGTGATCATCGGCGGCACGCTGCTGGCCGGCGGGCGCGGCACGCTGGCCGGCTCCATCCTGGGCCTGCTGATCTTCACCGTGATCACCAACCTGTTCATCCTCAACGGCCTGGACACCAGTGACCAGCTCATCGCCAAGGGAGTGATCATCGTCATCGCCGTGCTGCTGCAGCGGCGCGGCCTGCGCACCTCCACCGCCACCTAGCACCCCGAGTCCACCCCCGGGGCGGCGCACCCGCGCCGTTCCCTCTGCTCAGTACGCCCTGGAACACCCCCGAAGCAGGGAGAACGACATGACCGACACCAGCAGGCGAGGATTCCTGTTCGCCGGATCGATCGCCGGAGCGGGCCTGCTCGCCGCCGCATGCACCAGCAACACCGAGGACGGCGGCGGCACCGGCGGGCAGAACGTCTCCACCGGCGGCGACAACGACAAGCCCGGCAAGCAGGTCACCATCGGCTTCTCCGCCCCGGCCGCCGACCACGGCTGGATCGCCGCCATCGCCAAGAACGCCGAGGCCCAGGCCAAGCAGTACTCCGACGTGAAGCTGCAGGCCGTGCAGCCCACCAACGACATCAACCAGCAGATCTCCGCGGTCGAGTCGCTGATCGCGGCGAAGGTGAACGCGCTGGTCATCCTGCCCAACGACGGCGAGCAGCTGAACCAGGTGGCGCGCAAGGCGATGGACGCCGGGATCCCGGTGGTCAACCTGGACCGGGTCTTCCCCGACAAGCTGTCGTACCGGACCTGGATCGGCGGCGACAACTACGGCATGGGCGTGGCGGCCGGGCACTACATCGGCGGCAGGCTCAAGGAGAAGGGCGTCGGCAACCCGGTGATCGTGGAGATCCAGGGCATCGCGACGCTGCCGCTGACCCAGGAGCGCAGCAAGGGCTTCGCCGACGCCCTGCGCACCTACGGCTTCCGGGTCACCGCCCAGCAGGACGCCAAGTTCACCGTGGAGAGCGGCAACCAGGTCGCGGGCAACCTGCTGCAGGCGCACAAGAAGATCGACGCGATCTGGAACCACGACGACGACCAGGGCGTCGGCGTGCTGGCCGCCATCAAGCAGGCCGGCCGCAACGAGTTCTTCATGGTCGGCGGGGCGGGCTCGGCCAACGCCATGCGGGAGATCAAGGCGGGCGGCGTGCTGGAGGCCACCGTCACCTACAGCCCCACCATGGCGTCCTCCGCCATCAAGATCGCCCGGTTGATAGCCCAGGGGAAGGGCATGGCCGACCTCGTGGAGAAGCAGGTGCCGCAGTCCATCACGCTGGCGTCGGAGACCATCACCCGGCAGAACGTCGACCAGTACCTGCCGCTGGGGTTCGAGTCTTGAGCGGCGGGGAAAGGCCCGCGCTCGGCGTCGGCATGGTCGGGCACGCGTTCATGGGCCGCGTGCACTCCCAGGCGTGGCGCAGCGTGCACGCCTTCTTCGACGTGCCGTACGTCCCGGTCATGGTCGCGGTGGCGGGCCGGTCCCGGGACCGGGTCCGCGCCGCCGCCGACCGGCTCGGCTGGGCGTCGGCGGAGACCGACTGGAAGGCGCTGCTGCGGCGCGACGACATCGACCTGATCGACATCTGCACCCCCGGCGACACGCACGCCGAGATCGCCATCGCCGCCCTCGACGCCGGCAAGCACGTCCTGTGCGAGAAGCCGCTGGCCAACACGGTTGCCGAGGCCGAGGCGATGACGGCGGCGGCCGAGCGGGCGGCCGAACGCGGGGTGCGCGCCATGGTCGCGTTCAACTACCGGCGGGTCCCGGCGATCGCGCTGGCCCGCAGGCTGGTCGCCGACGGCCGGCTGGGCGCGATCCGGCA is a genomic window containing:
- a CDS encoding AIM24 family protein, whose protein sequence is MRSPFFGNMEQAQLPGHFALQNSKMLRVHLNGDVLARQGSMVAFQGQMDFDYEGSGGVGRFLKKAITGEGVPTMRVRGQGLLFLAHNADDIHLFYLENETLTVNGANILAWDPHLHSDIQRVQGAGVMAGGLFNTTLTGTGWVAITAHGTPVLLDPGRAPTFVDGQSAVCWSGGLHVGVNKTFKAGALIGRGSGEALQLAFQGQGFVLVQASEGPTVPQHTH
- a CDS encoding glutathione S-transferase family protein, which codes for MDITTPVGGRFVRQANRFTDRITADGAGGFPAEPGRYRLYVSYACPWAHRTLIVRHLLGLQDVIGVTVVDPIRDERGWRVPGGDPVTGAEFLSELYLATDPSFEGRYTVPCIWDTVTGRLVTNDFPHITTMLETEFTAHHREGAPDLYPVELRPEIDELNALIYDTVNNGVYKAGFAQAQDAYEEAVDALFATLDMLEERLSTRRYLMGGRLTEADVRLYPTLVRFDSVYHGHFKCNLRRLVDYPNLWAYTRDLYSLPAFHETTDFDHIKRHYYMTHPHINPTRIVPKGPILDWTEPHTRDRLT
- a CDS encoding NAD(P)H-dependent amine dehydrogenase family protein is translated as MRPYRVVQWATGALGRSAIRAVLERPDMELVGARVYDPAKVGADAAAIAGKPPIGVRATDDTAEILALDADCVLYAPEKRLFRGNLPYDLETVCALLASGKNVICLTGLVYPQAYGPDLVAELERACKAGGSSVHGSGVNPGFMADLMPMLLSGLSRQIAHVYARECSDFSAHPSWRMVHQQVGFGMTEEAYTRSLKIARRVMRAGFTESLHMVATALGVELDEVDCDVSYRLAPEDLEILAGRIPKGTVAATRWTFSGLVDGNPFVMAEAIYKADASRMGVWGDPGYAVRVQGKPSITLTTDEDWVSSGISAAAAHAVNAVPAVCEAEPGVRTYLDLPVITGRASTRHRRT
- a CDS encoding SDR family oxidoreductase — protein: MSELRFDGRVAVVTGAGHGLGRRHALELAARGAKVVVNDLGGDRSGAGASAGPAQQVVDEIVKNGGEAVANPDNVATPEGAQAIVQAALDSFGKIDIVVNNAGILRDKSFKNMTVEEWDAVIAVHLRGSFLVTSAAWPHLREQGYGRIVNTSSPAGLFGNFGQANYSTAKMGLVGFTKTLAQEGAKYGIKANAIAPVAWTRMTEDLLPADFAEVLGVDRVTPLVAYLVHESNEASGEVYTVGGGRIAKIFVAEGPGWMDKDGFTVEDVAANWEQINAQEPYIVPRNLGDQMAPLIAGLQ
- a CDS encoding enoyl-CoA hydratase/isomerase family protein, producing the protein MTGDVTGDEDGPLLLDRRDGVLVVTLNRPDRLNAVTAEVSELMLDVLNGLMRDPEIQVVVLTGAGRGFCSGMDIQGDDAIAPGADVEGRAQRIYRGIAMGGEVTARLREIPQPVIGALHGAVAGMGAAWALACDLRVADPTTKFVLPFTNLGLSGGDCGLSWLLPRLVGAAKAADILYRARRLSAEEARELGLITEPAEAGGHLAAALDLAGELLQRSAYGLRRTKELLNASLDAPGLRQQLIAETGIQTLAFFTEDLVEGMTATMEKRPPRFRNR
- a CDS encoding ROK family transcriptional regulator; this encodes MRMTARPENRHQARLLRLLRDEGPRSRAELGDVVRLSRSKLATELDRLVELRLVEPAGLAASRGGRRSSVVRLSPRLRFVAFDIGATSIDVAVTNGELEILGHVSEPCDVRLGATAVLDRALDLLGKLRDEGLLPEVHGAGIGVPGPVSFREGVPVVPPIMPGWDRFPVRDVIAQELGCPVLVDNDVNIMALGELHGGVARSVGDFLLVKIGTGIGCGIVVDGAIYRGVSGGAGDIGHIRVDDDGPLCACGNTGCLEAYFGGAALARDALAAARAGRSAFLAQRLAETGTVTAADVADAAAAGDPVAVGMIRTGGRRVGQVLAGLVSFFNPGLIIIAGGVARLGHALLAEVRSVVYRRSPPLATGNLPIVLSELGETAGVIGATRLISDHVFSPA
- a CDS encoding sugar ABC transporter ATP-binding protein, with the translated sequence MSPPGSSPLLRMRGIVKQFPGVRALDGVDLEVRRGEVHCLLGQNGAGKSTLIKVLSGAHQPDAGEVLIDGEPVRLATPTAAMKAGIATIYQELDLVDGLSVAENLFLGHERSRYGFVRRGEANKAARELLARLGHPEIPPTREVGRLSPAAQQVVSMARALTHDARVLVMDEPSAALAHDEVDNLFRIIREMTATGVAVIYISHRLEEIRQIGDRVTVLKDGRTVAVGLPADTTPTEQIISLMTGRNVEYVFPPRPAGPATGPEVLRVENLTLPGRFADVSFGVRAGEIVGLAGLVGAGRSEILETIYGKRRPASGRVLLDGRPIRPGSTEAAVRRGMGLAPEERKSQALLLDQSVTANITMAALTRYASAGWLDRRRERADARAQIDALDIRPADPERPVRTLSGGNQQKVVLARWLVQGRRLLLLDEPTRGVDVGARAELYALIRRLADDGIAVLLVSSEVPEVLGLADRVLVIREGRLVHQAPAAELDEHRVLNLIMEGSAA
- a CDS encoding ABC transporter permease, with translation MKDVSERPVKDGGSPAPAGTSRLPRLPGALSGDGAAGRHAGLVAALLLLVLVGLITKPDNFATSSNIVSILSLAATIGVITVGMTFVIIGGGIDLSVGAVMALASVWATTVATQSYGPVMMAVCAILVGTGAGLVNGLLIAYGRMVPFIATLAMLVAARGLAQRISDRRTQLVRPENDAIEALSTTRVLGLPLLVYLFAAVVVIGWLVLNRTTFGRRTFAVGGNPEAARLAGIDVRRHTLLLYALSGLCCGIAAIIIMARTTTGSSTHGDLYELDAIAAVIIGGTLLAGGRGTLAGSILGLLIFTVITNLFILNGLDTSDQLIAKGVIIVIAVLLQRRGLRTSTAT
- a CDS encoding ABC transporter substrate-binding protein — its product is MTDTSRRGFLFAGSIAGAGLLAAACTSNTEDGGGTGGQNVSTGGDNDKPGKQVTIGFSAPAADHGWIAAIAKNAEAQAKQYSDVKLQAVQPTNDINQQISAVESLIAAKVNALVILPNDGEQLNQVARKAMDAGIPVVNLDRVFPDKLSYRTWIGGDNYGMGVAAGHYIGGRLKEKGVGNPVIVEIQGIATLPLTQERSKGFADALRTYGFRVTAQQDAKFTVESGNQVAGNLLQAHKKIDAIWNHDDDQGVGVLAAIKQAGRNEFFMVGGAGSANAMREIKAGGVLEATVTYSPTMASSAIKIARLIAQGKGMADLVEKQVPQSITLASETITRQNVDQYLPLGFES